CAACACTCAGGTCCTCAACAGTTAAAACTTTTGAACTGCCAGAGTCTAAGGACATCATCAAGTCAATACAGACTCTAAGGAGGGCTGATTCTGTCCTGTGGTGAGCCCTGACACCTGGTTGAAATTTCAAAAAGGTTGTTTCTGCGTAAATAGGGCAGAAGCTGTTGATAAACCATCTGTTCCAGGAACTGAAGCTTGGACACAGACTGGAAATTATAGAGGTTGGACTTGTCGATATTGGCATATTTGATTAATATATTGCATAGTTGAAGCAGGTGGGGACAGTTCTATTTGTGAGACTGCTGTTTGTAATGAAAATGACTGGGGGTCTGACAGTGTccaatgtatttttttgacaGATGAAAGGGAGCAATGTCTAACAGGCAGGTGGTGAACTTTGCACTAATCGTGTTAGAGGCATGGACAGTGATACTGACTGAAAGTTATCAAGCCTGGCAGAACAAACAAGAACTAGAAAGGAATTGCACACAATAAAATATCTGATACGATCAATTTTTGATAAGGAAAATTAGGCCAAACTATGGGAGGACATTTTTTGCAAGAGTTGAACATTATGTGAGCAAAAATGCATTGTGGTACTTGATGCATTAAAAATGCTATGGTAAACAGCAATGTCTCTTTACAGAAACAATAATCTACAAGTGTAATTTTTCATAAAAGACACATTGCTGTTTACTATATCAAATGTAACTCAGAAGTCAAGAAAAGGTGGTTACCTCAGTGTAGGGCAAGTAAAACCACAATAATCTGCATGATCACATACCACAAGTTGTGTCTGACAGACGGCTCTGGTTTGACTGTTGCTTTGATAGAGGCCTTCAGCTTGTCTATATTTTTCGGTTGGGTGTTTCTTATCTTCATCCTGACTATCCCCAATATTGGGTTCCATGGGGGTCAGGTCAGTTGTGTAGGCTGGCCCATCAAGCACAGTAATATCATGGTTAATAAACCATTTGGGAgcagttttgacattttggacaggtgTTGAGTCCTCTTGGAAGAGGAAATCTGCATCTCCATAAAGCTTGTCAGCAGATGGAAGAATGGAGTGCTATAAAATCTCCTTGTAGATGTTGCATTGATTTTGGACTTGATAAAACACAATGGACCAATGTAAGCAGATGACACTACACCACAAATCATCACAGACAACAAAGACAACTGCAGAAATGCACTGACAATAAATATCCTTGAATCCTTGAGGACTGCAGAAACTTAACACTAGACTTCAAACACCTTGGATTCTATTGTATTGACTCTTCCTTCAGACTGTAAGATCTTGAAATgcaaaatgtacttttatttgaaaagaGAACTTTGGACCACTGAGCAACATTTCAATTCTTCCTCTCCTCAGCCCAGGTAAGATCTTCTGACATTGTCTCTGGCATAGGAGTGTCTTAATATTTGAAATATGATTGTTGTAGCTCCTTTCATGAAGACGTCTGTGCCTGGTGGCTCTTTCAAGTCCTTGAATACACTTTTCTTGACAATCCTCTCAAGGCAGCGGTCATCATTGTGGCTTATGCACCTTTTCCTACCATAGTTATCTCTTCCATTTGAATTACCATATGATGCTTCAATGCAGCACTCTTGCTGTTGGCAGCCTTATCAGCACTGACCTTCTGTGACTCCTAAAGATGATTATGATTATGATTATGTTGATGATTATCTTCTTGACAACCTTAAAATCAACAATCTTCTTCATGAACCAAACCAAGAAATACACAGTACTGATACTGCTTGAACAGGAATTCTTTAAATCTTCAGACAGGATGTGACCATTTCTGTCTTGACAGACAGGAGATTTAATACTGAAACAGTATCAAGCAAATGGTTTGATCAACACGTTTAATTTGTATGTCAAATAAACCACGTTGTAGTTACCAATAATTACCTTATCATTTTCATCTCGCTGTTTTCAGCTGGTGAACTGTTTTAACTGACTTTTCCTAGTGGTTTCAATGTTATTGTGTGTTAGTCattctgaattatttttatattaatattgCACTGTTTCCTACAAGTGAAATTGCTTTTCCTAAGAGGTGAATTTGCCCTGCTGTGTCTATTTTTACATGCTCCCTTCAGGTCAATAGACACTACTGAGCTCCTCATACTATCTGAAGATGTTACACATGTATTTTAAAAAcgactctgttctgttctgttttacaGTTGAGGAAGTCGTACGGAGATGTCTACAGTCTGTTCATCGGTAGAAGACCAAACATAGTCATCAATGGGGTGAAGGCCATGAAGGAGGCTATGGTGATCAAGGCTGCTGAATTTGCTGGACGACCTCAAGACACATTTGTTAATGATGTCTTCAACGATAACGGTAGACCAGACATTATTTGTCATAAACAGATGATGTCTGATAACATTTCTTTGATTCAAAGACAGACATGGTAAAGGCACCAGCATGTTTCTGTCCCTTTACTGTATTCAGGGATTATACAGTTACCATTATAACCTGATAAAGAGAATGGTCATAGTGTTGATGaaatttgttttgtcattgttaACTCTGTGAATGAAATGTGTACAAAGGAAATATCTGAGGTTGTGTCAGTGACAAACAAAGTAAAGAAAGACAACTGGCAGCTGAGGAAAGAGAATTTCAAAATAAGCtggaaataaattaattaaagacTATGACAAAGGAAAAACCTGAGTGAACATGTAGGCCCATCAAAACCATAACCCCAGAGCACCtcattaattttgttttccaaACGAAGATCATGACTGAGGCTAAGATGTTAACCAAACACAGGAGGACATACTACATTACAATGACATGAGCATTATTTATCTCAGTTTCAAAGTGTAAGTTAAAATACACAGCCACTGTGAAGTCACTGATCTCAATCTTTTTTGCCTTGACACATCTGCTGCAGCCAAAATGTATGTTTAAAAGAActgaaaagaaattaaactttaatAGTAAAGCAGGTTAGAAACAAAAAGTTGCATGACTCATGATTCCTCAGATCTTTGTTTGCTACATCTGTTGCAGGAGTGATTCTGGAAGATTATGGCCCTAGTTGGAAGGAGCATCGTCGCTTTGCTCTGATGACTTTGAGGAACTTTGGTCTGGGGAAGAAATCGATGGAGGAGAGAATTCATGATGAGATTCAACACACCATTAAAACACTGGATGAAAGCACCGGTATGGCGTCTGTGTGTTCACACAACTGAATTTTGTCACAACAGGACACTTACTCTGACAAGAATTTGGAGCAGGTGTGTGGTGGTAGAAACACTGACAGGAAAAGTCACATGACTGTCACACTCGATCTGTTTACACTGCAGTGTAGGATCTGACAGATTTAACTGCGATGAGCCAAAACAGTGACAAACAGTAGAGCAACACAACTTTTTCACCTGTATCATagtttttatgctgttctttGCAATATTTAAAAGGAGAAGGCTGTTGTCTGACAAGAACATCGAGAGTACTGAAAAAATGTGTCTGGTTGTCGTCTAATCAGAGCAGTCTTCATCAGactaagggtgctttcacacctgttagtccattagagtggttcgtttggacccaaaagttgatacaatgttgctaatttcaactggttcggttcgcattcacaccagtgttttcgcagttgaaccaactacgatgaatgttatatctccccccagtcgtttggcggcgctgttcagaaaaataaagttttagatgccgtaggtgaacgctgattggcgcagcatgtgaagagggaaaaatcccggaagaacacattccatggatcgaggtttattcttaaacaatgaactatgctctcctgttcattcttgttgccatatattcgtatcattgctttatgcagcaagcacaaatactgctgttgttccagcatgaagctcgcattcggtacgagaacattacacagtcgtttttggctacggaagctcccgtagaccaaaaagtctgctgcgccatcaagccggtccgaatggagacaggtttgtgttctcaccaggagcgaaccgaactggagttcacatagaagcgaaccgagaccacctctcgaaggtggtctcggtccggttctttagtccgcaccaaaaacatctggtctgctttcacaccagcccaaacgaaccgtacttgctggcgttgcggactccagtccgctttaagcggaccaaaaggcgtatgtgtgaaagcacccttagtCAGATAGCATCAAGCACcacaaagcagtttttcacaGCTGCTCAGAAGTGCCTGTACTAAAGTAGGTAATTTTTGTCCCCTGAAAACAGACCTAGATGAACTTTTACGGGACAGATCTTCTCATTGATACACGGACAgatgttcctgcagtggaaaacagcttATTGATTCTGTGatggtgttgtgttttcttgtacAATGTTGTGTCTGAAATTAGTTTGCTTCATGTCTTTCACAGGCAAAACTCTTTGTCCTCAAGTTATGTTTCATAATGTTGCTTCCAACATCATCTGTCAAGTTCTGTTTGGTACACGCTACGAGTATGATGACGAGTTCATCACAACAGTGATTCAGTGCGCAACTGAGATTGCCAAGATTGCCAATGGACTGTGGGCAATGGTGAGTCAAAGTATGTTTCTGAAGCAACAAATCTGACCAAGGCTAAGGGTATACAGCCAGTCTAACTCCTCTGTAAGGTTGATTTGTGCCTTTCTATGCATTCCAGGGACAAAAGCCTACTTACTTTGTTCACTACTATATTTTTTCATGTTAGTATGCTAATACTTGATAACTAGCAATGAACAAAAAGTGGGTATTTGATCAGGAATGATTCCCACAAATTAATCTTTTGACCTGCTGGTTATCTTTGAAGCTCAATTATTATTTGTGTGAAATTTGAAGGCATTTTATCTGATGGACTGACTGACCAAAATTTCCTGGATCCACACTATTACATTCtatcacagttcaaaaacatgctgaggttgattggtAACTCTACGTTATCCATAGGTGTGaacgtgagtgtgattgtttgtctgtacgtATATGTAGGCTTGtaatagactggcgacctgtccagagtgttcacctgccttcgccctaagtcaactgttatagactccagtcccctgcgaccccaatgaggattaagcggtgtatagataatggatggatagatggatatatatatatgcacgaCCAGTCAAAGGCTTGGACACACCTCCtcatttcatggtttttctttatttacatttatattgtagattctcacgAAAGGCCTCAAAACCATGattgaacacatatggaattatctAGTAGGAAgtatgaaataagtcaaaacatgttttatattttagattcttcaaaacagccaccctttgctttgattattgCTTTGGAAACTCTTAGCCTTCTTTCAATGGGcttcacctgaaatggtttccacttcacaggtgttccctttcaaggttaatttgtggagtTTCTTACCTTCtaaatggggttgggaccatcagttgtttTATGCAGAAGTCAgattggtacacagttgacagccctgtcTGACAACTggtagaatccatattatggcaagaaccaatcagctaagtaaagagaaatgacattccatcattactttaacaactgaaggtcagtcagaaaattgcaaaaactttgaatgaacccccaagtgcagtcacaaaaaccatgaAACACTACCacgaaactggctcacatgaggacctcTCCAAGAAAgaaagaccaagagtcacctctgctgctgaggaaaagTTCATGTGAGTCACCAGCCTCAATAATCGCAAATtcacagcacctcagattagagcccagataaatgttGCACAGAGTTCTAGTAACAGACACATCTcgacatcaactgttcagaggagactcaCCAATCAGACCTTTATGgtaaaatagctgctaagaaaccactactaaggaaaagcaacaagcagaagagatttgtttgggccaaaaaacacaaagaatggacattagaccacaggaaatctgtgctttggtctgatgagtccaattctgagatctttggttccacctgccgTGTCTTTGCGCAATGCAGAAAAAGTTAACAGATGGCCTCTAcatggttcccaccatgaagcacggaggaggaagtgtgatgtATGAGCGTgttttgctggtgacactgttggggatttattcaaaatttaaagcacactgaaccagcatagttaccacagcatcctgcagtgaGATGTCATCCTAtctggtttgtgtttatttggacatcatttattttccaacaggacaatgacacAAAGCACACTCTAAACTGTGTAaagggctatttgaccaaagagagtgatggagtgctgcatcagatgatctggcctccacagtcacctgacctaaacccactCTAGATTGTTTAGGATGAGAtgaaccacagagtgaaggtaaaagggccaacaagtgcgcAGCAGCGCCGAGAACTCCTTCagaactgttggaaaaccatttcaagtgactacctcatgaagctcatcgagagaatgccaagagtgtgcagaATAGTAATGAAAGCAAAGAGtgactattttgaagaatcagaaatattaaacatgttttgtctcatttcacactttttgtttgcTGCATAATTCCACGTGTTCATTCATAATTTTgttgccttcagtgagaatctacaatgtaaacagtcatgaaaatagagaaaaaacattcattctgAAGACCTCTTTAAGCAGCGTGACAACTTACCTGACaaagcattttcttttcaaGAATTATCTCCAGAAATAGTTTTTATGTCTTTACTTATCTCATTCAAACATAATAACTGACAATAAAAAATCTACTCAAAACAATTCATGCCAGTCATCAAAATCTGCATATTTCAATTGAAATGAACTAATGGTTTATCTTTCTTTACAGCTGTATGACACTCTTCCCTTCATTCGTAAGCTGCCACTGCCCTTCAGCAAGGCCTTCAAGAATGCAAAGGTATAAACTACTCTACTTTAAACACTGTATTGACTTTGGCAgtgaaacaagaaaacaaaccttTTAAGAATACTAAGGTTAGTTTTAGAATGATTGCTCACACATCCACATATCCTACAGTATAATGGAGACATTAAGAATGAATTTCGTTTCGACACTGGCTCTGTGTTTTCGCCAAATTTACACAAGGGGATCCGGCCACTACACCACTTATGGCTAATTTCTCCAGAGTATGGGACTAAAGGAAGCAGAGACTTGGTTGACGATCTGTTAACTTGCAGTTGTGGTTTTCTATAAAGAAAGGGAATAATGAACATATCTTAACAAACTCAGATCTAAATACATCATCTTACTCCAGTAACACAAATATTGCAAACAGAAATGCAGTCAAATGTTCATCAGTCATGGATTTATGTATTCCTCGACACATGAATACCATCAAACACTCAGCTTTTttaacacagacacactgttATTCTTAAATCTGGAAATTACGCTATCTGCGCACAGATCAGTGGCAACTTAACACTCATAACTTCAGATGATGGAAATaaacatatgaagagttcatttgcaaaaacagataactccgttttgataaattgtcagaaaagcttatgttttattgtttacttgagataatatcaatcaaactgaagatttgactcagtagaaaaatacatgacaaaatatagaataaataaattattagtgttattattattatctaaagtaaacaataaaaatgagttttctgaaaatctttaaaaaggagttacctgtttttgcaaatgaactcttcatattcTCTTTACATTTCTGACTTTACAACGGTACAGTGCAGTAACGGTTCGAGCcaaataataaacagaaaatgagctTCACATGCAGTATCTTGAACAATCTGGCAGTTATGCAAGGATGTTGTTTGTGAACTTTAGTTCTGCTTTTTATACACTCATTCCAAGCAGACTGATGTCCAAACAGCGCAGCCTGGGTATCGGCAAGTACACCTGCAGATGGATCAGAGACTTTCTCACCAACCATCTGCAGTCAGTCAGGCTAGGGCCCCATCACTCCTCAGCCCTGGCAGTGAGCACTGGGGCCCCTCAGAGCAGGGTGCTCAGTCCCATGCTATACACCCTGTACACCCATGACTGTGCACCAATCCACAACAGCAACATCTTTGTCAAATTTGTGCACGACACTACTGTTGTGGGGCTGATTCACAACAACAATGAGGCGGCCAACAGAGAGGAGGCACTCAACTCCTTGAAAACAAATTAATTGGTGCTGGACTTCAAGTGGAAGGAGGACCTAGTCGCAGTCACGTGATCATCAGaaagcagctgatgtagtgtccACTTGTGGTCATAGTTACTGTGACATCGGTGCAACTGTCCCGCAATGCCACAGAAATCAAATCTGTGGACCCAGTCTATAATCTacatcattgccaaaatctaattaattgGGCCGTATGACATttatgaccttccctgaaaatttcatccaaatccgttaattCATTGTTgactaatgttgctaacagaaggacagacaaaccaacactgatcgtcacaCAACCTCCGACACATTCCTTGATGGAAGTAATTATAACCTTTAATACACTAATAAACTTTGGGGCCTTTTCtacatacatacagtacatcTGTGAAGAATACTTAGGTAAAAACCGCACTGATTAGGCATGCATATACAATAAAGACAAACCCAAAGCAAATGATATAAATTATGAccgatgatttatgttttttagcGTTCTACTGACCTTGTACTTCGTTTGTTGAACGAGCACAAGAAGAGCAGAGTCCCTGGAGAGCCTCGAGACTTTATTGATTGCTACCTGGATGAACTGGATAAGGTGTGTGAAACCAGGAAGATCACTATCTCAGATGATATGTTGTGGTAATGGACATTGGTTGTGTTGAAATAAAGGAGAACATATTCATGGTCATAAACTGACTCTTTGCACCTCCCATAGTGTTCATCAGTATGGTATACTAACATTTTTACCTTACTTACATTTGTCATACAAAGATCACTCTCTTGTTTTCAGAAAGCAGAGGATTCTACATTTTCAGAGGACAAACTCATTCTTACTGCTATAGATATTCAGTTTGCTGGGACTGACACGACCTCCAACACCCTGCTTACTGCTTTCCTTTACCTTATGAACCACCCACACATACAAGGTATACCTGCACATGCACATATGAGGTATTACTTCTCTGTTTCTGACATTGTAGTTCCACAACTGTCTTTCAATATGAAACCCATAAAAGCCATGCACTTAATTTACCATGCACCTTACTAGGAACTTAAATGGAAATTagacatttttgctgatttgttttactttttgtttattattttgttcattCTCATGAGTTGAGGCCTATGTACACCTAAAGATTTCCCTTtactttgtcatg
This window of the Acanthochromis polyacanthus isolate Apoly-LR-REF ecotype Palm Island chromosome 8, KAUST_Apoly_ChrSc, whole genome shotgun sequence genome carries:
- the LOC127535012 gene encoding cytochrome P450 2F2-like — encoded protein: MFLSLVLLGLCICVIILQLKPRRPKNFPPGPPVLPILGNILHINPQNPLEDLDKLRKSYGDVYSLFIGRRPNIVINGVKAMKEAMVIKAAEFAGRPQDTFVNDVFNDNGVILEDYGPSWKEHRRFALMTLRNFGLGKKSMEERIHDEIQHTIKTLDESTGKTLCPQVMFHNVASNIICQVLFGTRYEYDDEFITTVIQCATEIAKIANGLWAMLYDTLPFIRKLPLPFSKAFKNAKRSTDLVLRLLNEHKKSRVPGEPRDFIDCYLDELDKKAEDSTFSEDKLILTAIDIQFAGTDTTSNTLLTAFLYLMNHPHIQERCQQEIDRVLEGKDRACFDDRHQMPYVQAVIHESQRIANTVPLSVLHCTTKDTELMGYSIPKGTMIIQNLSSVLNEQGQWKYPHEFNPENFLNDQGEFVKPDAFMPFSAGPRVCLGEGLARMELFLVMVTLLRKFKFIWPEDAGEPDYTPIFGGTMTPKPYPMKVQHRV